The following DNA comes from Paraburkholderia phytofirmans PsJN.
GCACTTCCTTGTATGGCGGGTCAGCGAAATATCCACCCGTTACCTGCGATGTGCATTCGAGCAGATGCCCGACCACCGTGCCTGCACCGAGTGTCATCCAGTCGTCGAGTTTCCAGCCATTGCGGTGCGCGATTGGCGCAAGGAAAAGCGAAGGGTCGGCCACCCGTCCGGTGATGACGATGTGTGGTTCTGTATCGAGCGCCGGGATGATGGCTTCCGCGCCGAGATACGCATTCGCCCCAACCATTCGCAGTCCCGCTTCTCCGACCGTTTTACCGATTTCGGGAAGGAAGGTTTGGTCCGAAATCTGACTGGTGACGTCATCGCCTTCGACGATTGCCACGCGGATTTTCAATCCCATGCGGCGCGCGAGGTCCACTGCGAGAGCGCCCGCGGCACGCGGGTTCGCGACACCCATATTCGTGACGATAGTCGTGCCACCCCGAACACACGCCTGCAGAACAGCAGCGAGGCGCTTTTCGAGGCGCGGGTTGTAGCCCTTATTTGGGTCTTGGGACCTTGCGAGATGTCCATAAGCAAGCGTCCGTTCTGCCAGACACTCGAAGACGAGAAAGTCGAGATTGCCTCGCTCTGCCAGGTCGCGCGCCGGGTCAATACGGTCGCCAGCGAAGCCCGCTCCGGCGCCGATGCGCACGGTGCTTCCAGCCATGGTTGCCTCCTAGATTTGTTCCGAAAATATTTTATCGTTCTGCTTTCGGAACATTAAAGGCCGGAGTCGCGACGAAGTCAAGCAGTTTTGTTCTCATATCGGATTTGACGTGTAAATTCGGAACGACTAGCATTGAGTCGGGCCAGCAGACTGCTGTACCTGCTGAAAAAGGAGACGACCGTTCAGCATCCGCACACCATCAATGCAGGCTCGACTGTGGTCGGCCTGACCGCGAAGGGACTGAAAAATGACAGCCAACCGAACGCCTCCCCGGGCGAATCCACTGGGTGCACGCAGAGACACGTCGCGTCCCGGTTTCCCCATTCCGGCAGGTGCGTGCGACTCACACATGCATATCGTCGGGCCGTTCGACAGATATCCATTGCGCGAGACGCGCTCACTCGAACCGCCGGAGTCGACATTCGCCGACTATCTGGAAATGAAGCGGGCGACGGGCATCGAGCGCAACGTGATTGTTCAACCGAGCTTCTTTGCGAAGGACAACGCGTGCACCTTGGACTCGACCGAGCGCATGGGCGAGCATGCACGTGCGGTTGTCGTGGTAGAACCGGATGTCGATGAGGCAACCCTCGCCGATATGCATGCCCGAGGTGCACGGGGCGTCAGGCTGCAGCGCGTGGTTGCCGGTGGGACGA
Coding sequences within:
- a CDS encoding acyclic terpene utilization AtuA family protein, which translates into the protein MAGSTVRIGAGAGFAGDRIDPARDLAERGNLDFLVFECLAERTLAYGHLARSQDPNKGYNPRLEKRLAAVLQACVRGGTTIVTNMGVANPRAAGALAVDLARRMGLKIRVAIVEGDDVTSQISDQTFLPEIGKTVGEAGLRMVGANAYLGAEAIIPALDTEPHIVITGRVADPSLFLAPIAHRNGWKLDDWMTLGAGTVVGHLLECTSQVTGGYFADPPYKEVPNLAYVGFPLAEVQPDGSCIITKLDGTGGFVNELTVKEQLLYEVHDPRAYLTPDVTADFTNVQIEVAGKDRVAVRGGIGRERPAQLKTIVGFDGGFLAEAGISYAGPGAENRARLAASIIEERMRNLHGCADKIRLDLIGINSLHATAIQREAITQDVRVRAAMRTTDREMAETLLSEVESLWVSGPAGGGGYRGNIDSSVKTHAVFVNRDAIETKVEVLQS